Proteins from a single region of Syntrophales bacterium:
- a CDS encoding PAS domain S-box protein gives MDHQNSREKKSKPPFVDESLFRFLTERMTDVVWTVDLNLQTTYVSPSVLQVHGYTPEERIRQDVRDQMTPESYARAMELLAAEIEREQRGEADRNRTMAVEVEYINKDGSTVWMENLVSGIWNADGKPVGLHGVSRDITERKRMERLLQEQERKYRLLTENSTDVIWTMDLNGRFTYISPSVRELAGFTPEEAMAIPFAEYVVPEDYDAVMAQIATELAKPPSERARVRTLELRQYAKDGSIIDIEVSSSWLPDRNGEVIGLQGSTRDIRERKRAEASLLESETRFRLLVDNAPDVIFVSTEQRFAYLNRAAVKLFGAASAEQILGRPVIERFHPDYHDSVRRRVHKLYVEQEPVPRIEEVCLGLDGSPITVEISAVPIVFREKRGALVFARDVEDRKRAEEQIRASLDRLRTAIGGIVQVMVNVVEMRDPYTAGHQRRVSELAVAIAGGMNRSPEEIEAIRLAGSIHDIGKIAIPSEILSKPGRLSEAEFLLMKTHPQVGFEILKGIDFPWDLAAIVHQHHERMDGSGYPQGLRGSEILMEARILAVADVVEAIATHRPYRPTLGIDPALEEITVKRNTCYDPEVVDVCLRLFREGGYRLG, from the coding sequence ATGGATCACCAGAATTCAAGAGAAAAAAAGAGCAAACCACCCTTCGTGGACGAATCCCTGTTCCGCTTTCTGACGGAGCGGATGACCGACGTTGTCTGGACGGTCGATCTCAACCTGCAGACCACCTATGTCAGTCCCTCGGTGCTTCAGGTCCACGGATACACGCCGGAGGAGAGGATCCGACAGGACGTGAGGGATCAGATGACCCCCGAGTCCTATGCCCGGGCCATGGAACTCCTGGCCGCCGAGATCGAGCGGGAGCAGAGAGGCGAAGCCGACCGTAACCGCACCATGGCAGTGGAGGTGGAGTACATCAACAAGGACGGCTCCACCGTGTGGATGGAAAACCTGGTCAGCGGCATCTGGAATGCCGACGGAAAGCCCGTCGGACTGCACGGCGTATCGAGGGACATCACCGAACGGAAACGGATGGAGAGGCTCCTGCAGGAACAGGAGCGGAAATACCGGCTCCTGACGGAGAATTCCACCGATGTCATCTGGACCATGGACCTGAACGGGCGGTTTACCTACATCAGCCCGTCGGTCCGGGAGCTGGCCGGATTCACACCCGAGGAGGCCATGGCGATCCCCTTCGCTGAATACGTCGTCCCGGAAGATTACGATGCTGTCATGGCACAGATTGCGACGGAACTGGCCAAGCCACCCTCCGAGCGGGCCCGTGTCCGGACCCTGGAGCTCCGGCAGTACGCAAAGGACGGGAGCATCATCGATATCGAGGTCAGCTCCTCCTGGCTTCCGGACCGGAACGGAGAGGTGATCGGACTCCAGGGCAGCACCCGGGACATCCGGGAACGTAAGCGCGCGGAAGCCTCGCTCCTGGAAAGCGAAACCCGCTTCCGGCTCCTGGTGGACAACGCACCCGACGTCATTTTCGTATCGACAGAGCAGCGGTTCGCCTATCTGAACCGCGCCGCCGTGAAGCTCTTCGGCGCGGCCTCGGCGGAACAGATCCTGGGACGGCCCGTCATCGAACGGTTCCACCCGGACTACCACGACAGCGTGAGGCGGCGGGTCCACAAACTTTATGTCGAGCAGGAACCGGTACCGAGGATCGAGGAGGTCTGCCTCGGGCTGGACGGATCCCCCATAACAGTGGAAATTTCCGCCGTTCCCATTGTCTTCCGGGAAAAACGGGGCGCCCTTGTTTTCGCCCGGGACGTCGAAGACCGGAAACGGGCGGAGGAACAGATCCGGGCCAGCCTCGACAGGCTCAGGACCGCCATCGGGGGCATCGTCCAGGTCATGGTCAACGTTGTGGAAATGAGAGACCCCTACACGGCGGGCCACCAGCGCCGTGTTTCGGAACTCGCCGTGGCCATTGCCGGGGGGATGAACCGGAGCCCTGAAGAAATCGAGGCCATCCGCCTGGCGGGCTCCATCCACGACATCGGCAAAATCGCCATCCCCTCGGAGATTCTCAGCAAGCCCGGAAGGCTGTCGGAAGCGGAATTTCTGCTCATGAAAACCCATCCGCAGGTTGGGTTCGAGATTCTCAAGGGAATCGACTTCCCCTGGGATCTCGCGGCGATCGTGCACCAGCACCATGAACGGATGGACGGTTCCGGGTATCCCCAGGGTCTCCGGGGTTCGGAAATCCTGATGGAGGCGAGAATCCTGGCCGTAGCCGACGTCGTGGAGGCCATCGCCACCCACCGCCCCTACCGCCCGACCCTGGGCATCGATCCCGCTCTGGAAGAAATCACCGTGAAAAGAAATACCTGCTACGATCCCGAGGTCGTCGACGTCTGCCTCCGGCTGTTTCGAGAGGGCGGATATCGGCTCGGATAG
- the hydF gene encoding [FeFe] hydrogenase H-cluster maturation GTPase HydF, producing the protein MDATPKGNRLHVALFGRTNVGKSSLLNYLLGQEVAITSPVAGTTTDVVEKAAELLPLGPVLFLDTAGLDDATELAAKRLEKTRRILDRADAILLVTEAEDWTEFEENLLGEAKARKIPVIPIVNKTDLRTPSEAFLTSLREKAGRVLAVSSTDGTGREAALEAVKRHLLETAPDHFLEPPPLVGDLLPPGGLAVLVVPIDLQAPKGRLILPQVQTIRDALDSDAAALMVKERELAAMLARLARPPDLVVTDSQAILKVSGDTPPSVPLTTFSILLARQKGDLATAAAGVAAIERLRPGDPVLIAEACSHHPLQDDIGRVKIPRWLRQYVGGELAVDVSAGRDYPQDLSRYRLVIHCGACMLNRREMLSRLHKAREAGVPATNYGLAISYTQGVIRRVLTPFPSALLAYERAAAAL; encoded by the coding sequence ATGGACGCCACCCCCAAGGGAAACCGCCTCCATGTGGCCCTTTTCGGCCGCACGAACGTGGGCAAATCGAGCCTGCTCAACTACCTCCTGGGCCAGGAGGTGGCCATCACCTCCCCCGTGGCGGGGACGACGACGGACGTCGTGGAGAAGGCGGCGGAGCTCCTGCCCCTGGGACCCGTCCTGTTCCTGGATACGGCGGGCCTGGACGACGCCACGGAGCTGGCGGCGAAACGCCTGGAGAAGACCCGGCGGATCCTCGACCGGGCCGACGCGATCCTCCTCGTCACGGAGGCGGAAGACTGGACGGAATTCGAGGAGAACCTGCTCGGGGAGGCAAAAGCCCGCAAGATCCCCGTGATCCCGATCGTGAACAAGACGGACCTCCGGACTCCGTCGGAGGCGTTCCTTACCTCTCTCCGGGAGAAGGCCGGACGGGTTCTGGCCGTCTCCAGTACCGACGGGACGGGACGGGAGGCGGCCCTGGAGGCGGTGAAGAGGCACCTCCTGGAGACCGCGCCGGATCACTTCCTGGAGCCGCCGCCCCTGGTGGGGGACCTCCTGCCCCCGGGCGGCCTGGCGGTGCTGGTGGTGCCCATCGACCTCCAGGCCCCCAAGGGACGCCTAATCCTGCCCCAGGTCCAGACCATCCGCGACGCCCTGGACAGCGACGCCGCGGCCCTGATGGTGAAGGAGCGGGAGCTGGCGGCCATGCTGGCCCGCCTGGCTCGGCCCCCGGACCTGGTGGTGACGGACTCCCAGGCGATCCTCAAGGTCTCCGGCGACACGCCGCCGAGTGTACCGCTGACGACCTTCTCCATCCTGCTGGCGCGGCAGAAAGGCGACCTGGCCACGGCCGCCGCGGGGGTGGCCGCCATCGAACGCCTCCGTCCGGGGGACCCGGTCCTCATCGCCGAGGCCTGCTCACACCATCCCCTGCAGGACGACATCGGCCGGGTGAAGATCCCCCGGTGGCTCCGGCAGTACGTCGGCGGCGAGCTGGCGGTGGACGTCTCGGCGGGACGGGACTATCCGCAGGATCTTTCCAGATACCGGCTCGTCATCCACTGCGGCGCCTGCATGCTGAACCGCCGGGAGATGCTGAGCCGCCTCCACAAGGCCCGCGAGGCCGGTGTTCCCGCCACGAACTACGGCCTGGCCATCTCCTACACCCAGGGCGTCATCCGCCGGGTCCTCACGCCGTTTCCCTCGGCACTCCTGGCCTACGAGCGGGCCGCGGCGGCCCTCTGA
- a CDS encoding aspartate ammonia-lyase — protein MNSTRIEKDFLGELEIPADAYWGIHTLRAVRNFPLSGRTVNAGLIRAYALVKKACCLANAETGHLDAERARAVEQACDEVAGGGLAGQFPVDALQGGAGTSTNMNLNEVLANRAIEILEGRRGDYALVHPLEHVNLHQSTNDTYPTAVKVAGIFGLRSLSRAAADLQGAFQEKEKEFGAIVKVGRTELQDAVPMTLGAEFAAFAEAISRDRWRTFKGEERLRVVNLGGTAVGTGLAAPRDYIFLVIEKLREATGQGLSRGENLAGETAFADPLVEVSGVLKAHAANLVKIAGDLRLLNLLGEIRLPDLQAGSSIMPGKVNPVLPEAVIQAGLRVFANDAIVSDALSRGTGQISEFLPLAADAFLGSLDLLARVDALLAEHVLGIAADEEACRRTFDRSPMLVTALVPHLGYVRATGLIREYRDLETQGLLAGRTMRTFLEEKLGKERIDRILSPWSLTALGYRKEK, from the coding sequence ATGAATTCGACGCGCATCGAAAAGGACTTTCTGGGCGAGCTGGAGATCCCGGCGGATGCGTACTGGGGGATCCACACCCTCCGGGCGGTCCGCAACTTTCCCCTCTCCGGGAGGACCGTCAACGCCGGGCTGATCCGGGCCTATGCCCTGGTCAAGAAGGCCTGCTGCCTGGCCAATGCCGAAACGGGTCACCTGGATGCGGAGAGGGCCCGGGCCGTCGAGCAGGCCTGCGACGAAGTCGCGGGGGGCGGGCTTGCCGGTCAGTTCCCCGTGGACGCCCTCCAGGGCGGGGCGGGGACATCCACGAACATGAACCTGAACGAGGTCCTGGCCAACCGGGCCATCGAGATCCTGGAGGGCCGGAGAGGCGACTACGCCCTCGTCCACCCCCTGGAGCATGTCAATCTCCACCAGTCCACCAATGACACCTACCCCACGGCCGTCAAGGTCGCCGGGATTTTCGGACTGCGGAGCCTGAGCCGAGCCGCGGCGGACCTCCAGGGAGCCTTCCAGGAAAAGGAAAAGGAATTCGGCGCCATCGTCAAGGTAGGACGGACGGAGCTGCAGGACGCCGTGCCCATGACCCTCGGGGCGGAGTTCGCCGCCTTCGCCGAGGCGATCTCCCGGGACCGCTGGCGGACCTTCAAGGGGGAGGAGCGGCTCCGGGTGGTCAACCTGGGCGGGACCGCCGTGGGAACAGGACTCGCGGCCCCGCGGGACTATATCTTCCTGGTCATCGAAAAGCTCCGGGAGGCAACGGGGCAGGGCCTCTCCCGGGGAGAGAACCTGGCGGGCGAGACGGCCTTCGCCGATCCCCTCGTGGAAGTCTCGGGCGTTCTCAAGGCCCATGCGGCCAACCTCGTCAAGATCGCCGGAGACCTGCGCCTGTTGAATCTCCTCGGGGAGATCCGCCTGCCGGACCTCCAGGCGGGTTCGTCCATCATGCCGGGCAAGGTGAATCCCGTCCTGCCGGAGGCGGTGATCCAGGCGGGCCTCAGGGTCTTCGCCAACGACGCGATCGTCTCGGACGCGCTGAGCCGGGGCACCGGCCAGATCAGCGAATTCCTCCCGCTGGCGGCGGATGCCTTCCTGGGCTCGCTGGACCTCCTGGCCAGGGTTGATGCGCTCCTGGCGGAGCACGTCCTGGGCATTGCAGCGGATGAAGAGGCCTGCCGGAGGACCTTCGACCGGAGCCCCATGCTGGTGACGGCCCTTGTCCCCCATTTGGGCTATGTGCGGGCGACCGGACTGATCCGGGAATACCGCGACCTGGAGACACAGGGACTCCTTGCGGGCCGGACAATGCGGACCTTCCTGGAGGAAAAGCTGGGAAAAGAAAGGATCGACCGGATTCTGTCGCCCTGGTCGCTCACCGCCCTGGGATACCGGAAAGAGAAGTGA
- a CDS encoding class I SAM-dependent DNA methyltransferase, producing MPRPRKNSGSKTSNGATVGYEAQLWQMADALRGSMDAAEYKHVVLGLIFLKYISDAFEEKHTGLVVEKAQGADPEDPDEYRAVNVFWVPPEARWPTLKARAKQSTIGRLVDDAMAGIERDNPALKGVLPKDYARPALDKERLGQLIDLVSNIKIGDEESRSKDVLGRIYEYFLSQFASAEGKKGGEFYTPRCVVKLLVEMIEPYRGRVYDPCCGSSGMFVQSVEFIRAHAGGNGNGGKAKADISIYGQESNYTTWRLAKMNLAIRGIEGQIAHGDTFHSDCHPDLKADFILANPPFNISDWGGERLREDKRWEYGVPPAGNANYAWVQHIVHHLAPAGVAGFVLANGSMSSNQSGEGEIRRKLVEADLVDCMVALPGQLFYSTQIPACLWFLARDRKNGRFRDRRGQVLFIDARKLGSMVDRTHRELTDGDIARIAGTYHAWRGEKEAGEYADVPGFCKSAALEEVRRHGHVLTPGRYVGAETREDDGEPFEEKMKRLTAQWREQQAEAAKLDRLIKANLEELGYGV from the coding sequence GTGCCCAGACCCAGGAAAAACTCCGGCTCCAAAACAAGCAACGGCGCCACCGTCGGCTATGAAGCGCAGCTCTGGCAGATGGCCGACGCCCTGCGGGGCAGCATGGACGCCGCTGAATACAAGCATGTCGTCCTCGGCCTCATCTTCCTGAAGTACATCTCCGACGCCTTCGAGGAGAAGCACACCGGCCTCGTCGTCGAAAAGGCCCAGGGCGCCGACCCCGAAGACCCGGACGAATACCGGGCCGTCAACGTCTTCTGGGTGCCCCCGGAGGCGCGCTGGCCGACGCTGAAGGCGCGGGCGAAGCAGTCTACCATCGGCCGCCTCGTGGACGACGCCATGGCGGGCATCGAGCGGGACAACCCGGCGTTAAAAGGCGTGCTGCCCAAGGACTACGCCCGGCCGGCCCTCGACAAGGAGCGCCTCGGCCAGCTCATCGATCTTGTCAGCAACATCAAAATCGGTGACGAGGAGAGCCGGTCGAAGGACGTCCTCGGCCGGATCTACGAATACTTCCTGTCCCAGTTCGCCAGCGCCGAGGGGAAGAAAGGCGGCGAGTTCTACACGCCCCGATGCGTGGTCAAGCTCCTGGTTGAGATGATCGAGCCCTACCGCGGCCGGGTGTACGATCCCTGCTGCGGATCCTCGGGCATGTTCGTGCAGTCCGTGGAGTTCATCCGCGCCCACGCCGGGGGAAATGGAAACGGCGGCAAGGCCAAAGCCGACATCTCGATCTACGGTCAGGAGTCGAACTACACTACCTGGCGGCTGGCGAAGATGAACCTCGCCATCCGCGGCATCGAGGGCCAGATCGCCCACGGCGACACCTTCCACAGCGACTGTCACCCGGACCTGAAAGCCGACTTCATCCTCGCCAATCCCCCCTTCAACATCTCCGACTGGGGCGGGGAGCGCCTGCGGGAGGACAAGCGCTGGGAATACGGTGTGCCGCCGGCGGGCAACGCCAACTACGCCTGGGTGCAGCACATCGTCCATCACCTGGCACCCGCGGGTGTAGCCGGATTCGTCCTTGCCAACGGCTCCATGTCCTCCAATCAGTCCGGTGAGGGGGAGATCCGCCGGAAGCTGGTCGAGGCCGATCTTGTGGACTGCATGGTGGCGCTGCCGGGCCAGCTCTTCTATTCGACACAGATTCCCGCGTGCCTCTGGTTCCTTGCCCGGGACCGGAAAAACGGCAGGTTCCGGGACCGGCGGGGGCAGGTGCTCTTCATCGACGCCCGCAAACTCGGGAGCATGGTGGACCGGACCCACCGGGAGCTGACCGACGGGGACATCGCCCGCATCGCCGGAACCTACCACGCCTGGCGCGGCGAGAAGGAAGCCGGGGAATATGCGGATGTTCCCGGCTTCTGCAAGAGCGCCGCCCTGGAAGAAGTCCGCAGGCACGGCCACGTCCTCACCCCCGGCCGCTATGTCGGCGCCGAGACCCGGGAGGACGACGGCGAGCCCTTCGAGGAGAAGATGAAGCGCCTTACCGCCCAATGGCGGGAACAGCAGGCCGAGGCGGCGAAACTGGACAGGCTCATCAAGGCCAACCTGGAGGAGCTCGGCTATGGCGTTTGA
- a CDS encoding restriction endonuclease subunit S → MASDWIDTTIGEQVTLQRGIDITKAEQRFGAIPVVSSGGFSSCHDTAASTGPGVILGRKGVVGSVYYVPSDYWPHDTTLWVRDFHGNDRRFVYYFFKWLAPRLSTMDVGSANPTLNRNHVHPIEIRWPAKVDEQRAIAHILGSLDDKIELNRRMNETLEAMARALFKSWFVDFDPVRAKSESRDPGLPKHLADLFPDAFVDSALGEIPKGWVVKPFTDMVEIIGGGTPKTAVPEYWNGDIPWFSVVDAPRKADVWVIDTERKITEQGIDYSSACVLPVGTTIITARGTVGQIALVGVPMAMNQSCYGLYDRTGNQGLFNYFRIFELVVILKQRTHGSVFDTITRDTLASVQVVCPTTKLIDVFEIQIGPALERIRANLFESRTLAALRDTLLPKLISGELRIRDAERFVN, encoded by the coding sequence ATGGCTAGTGATTGGATCGATACAACAATCGGTGAGCAAGTCACGCTCCAACGAGGTATAGACATCACGAAAGCTGAACAACGCTTTGGAGCAATTCCTGTGGTCTCTTCGGGTGGATTTTCTAGTTGTCACGATACTGCTGCATCGACTGGTCCAGGGGTGATCCTCGGAAGGAAAGGTGTTGTAGGTAGCGTTTACTACGTCCCGTCAGACTATTGGCCGCATGACACCACTCTATGGGTGAGAGATTTTCACGGAAATGATCGGCGCTTTGTTTACTACTTTTTCAAATGGTTAGCACCACGACTTTCTACCATGGATGTCGGTTCGGCGAATCCGACGCTGAATCGGAACCATGTGCATCCAATTGAAATACGATGGCCGGCTAAAGTAGATGAACAACGTGCCATTGCCCACATCCTCGGTTCTCTGGACGACAAGATCGAACTGAACAGGAGGATGAACGAGACGCTGGAGGCGATGGCACGGGCGCTCTTCAAGTCCTGGTTCGTGGACTTCGATCCCGTCCGTGCCAAGTCTGAAAGCCGTGATCCCGGCCTCCCAAAGCATCTTGCCGATCTCTTCCCGGACGCCTTCGTGGACTCGGCGTTGGGGGAGATTCCGAAGGGGTGGGTGGTGAAACCATTTACGGATATGGTTGAAATTATTGGAGGTGGAACACCAAAAACCGCAGTGCCCGAATACTGGAATGGCGATATCCCATGGTTTTCAGTTGTCGACGCACCAAGAAAAGCAGATGTCTGGGTCATTGATACCGAGAGAAAGATAACAGAGCAGGGGATTGATTATTCCTCGGCTTGTGTCCTCCCGGTAGGAACGACAATCATTACCGCTCGTGGAACGGTTGGCCAGATTGCTCTTGTAGGAGTGCCAATGGCCATGAACCAGTCCTGCTATGGTTTATACGACAGAACAGGAAACCAGGGGTTGTTTAACTATTTCAGAATCTTTGAATTGGTCGTAATTCTAAAACAGAGGACGCATGGATCTGTGTTCGACACGATCACTCGCGACACTCTTGCCAGCGTCCAGGTTGTCTGTCCGACTACCAAACTGATCGATGTTTTCGAAATACAGATTGGACCTGCTTTAGAAAGAATTCGTGCTAATCTTTTCGAATCCCGAACCCTTGCCGCCCTCCGCGACACGCTGTTGCCCAAACTCATTTCGGGCGAGCTGCGGATCAGGGACGCCGAACGCTTTGTAAATTGA
- a CDS encoding DUF4268 domain-containing protein — MSANPLGRLQKVPLREVWSSESSEFTPWLAKEENLNLLGETIGIILELEAQEKDVGPFRADILCKDTATGEWVLIENQLERTDHTHLGQLLTYAAGLNAVTIVWIAGRFTDEHRATLDWLNERTDEKINLFGLEIELWRIDDSPIAPKFNVISQPNDWSRTVQRAASSGEISTHKQLQVRFWTAYKQYLEDKGSSLRSQKPSPQNWTYHSIGKSGTCLASVISLWSSETGIKDPEIRAELYLDGQNAVREFALLEKQKERIETELDFPMIWFNPEKKATRRLYTRISADFTNEALWPEQFEWLRQRLEKMQKVFVPIVKSMKVNPE, encoded by the coding sequence ATGAGCGCAAATCCCCTTGGTCGTTTGCAGAAGGTACCCCTGCGAGAGGTCTGGTCGTCCGAGTCAAGCGAATTCACACCCTGGCTGGCAAAAGAGGAAAACCTGAATCTTCTGGGCGAGACCATAGGCATCATCCTCGAACTGGAAGCACAGGAAAAGGACGTTGGGCCGTTCAGGGCCGACATCCTGTGCAAGGACACCGCCACGGGTGAATGGGTGCTGATCGAGAATCAGCTTGAGCGCACCGATCATACACATCTCGGGCAATTGCTCACCTATGCTGCGGGGCTGAATGCCGTCACCATTGTCTGGATTGCAGGACGTTTTACCGACGAGCACCGGGCCACCCTGGACTGGCTGAACGAACGCACCGATGAAAAGATAAATTTGTTCGGCCTTGAGATTGAACTGTGGCGGATCGACGATTCGCCAATTGCGCCGAAGTTCAATGTGATCAGCCAGCCGAACGACTGGTCGCGAACGGTGCAAAGAGCGGCCTCCAGTGGAGAGATTTCAACGCACAAGCAACTACAGGTTAGATTCTGGACGGCATATAAGCAATACTTGGAAGATAAAGGCAGCTCTCTTCGTAGTCAGAAACCGTCACCGCAAAATTGGACCTACCATTCAATCGGGAAATCGGGCACTTGTCTTGCGTCCGTCATATCGCTCTGGAGCTCCGAGACGGGGATCAAAGATCCGGAGATCAGGGCAGAATTGTATCTGGATGGACAAAATGCAGTACGGGAATTTGCTCTCCTGGAGAAGCAAAAGGAACGCATCGAAACAGAACTCGATTTTCCAATGATTTGGTTCAATCCGGAGAAAAAAGCTACACGGAGGCTATATACGAGAATTAGTGCGGATTTCACAAATGAAGCGTTGTGGCCGGAACAATTTGAATGGTTGCGACAACGATTGGAGAAAATGCAAAAGGTGTTTGTACCCATTGTGAAATCCATGAAGGTGAATCCGGAGTAA
- a CDS encoding RecQ family ATP-dependent DNA helicase: protein MTYRPERALELLRIGTGLAGAVFRQGQEEAIRHIVEGRGRLLVVQKTGWGKSFVYFIAARLLREQGQGPALLISPLLSLMRNQILAAERMGVRSATINSDNEDRWAEVEAAMQRNELDILLISPERLANERFRTEVLAGVAARVSLLVIDEAHCISDWGHDFRPHYRLIERIIRNLPPNLRLLATTATANNRVMDDLLTVLGPELAVSRGDLNRPSLALQTIRLPGQAERLAWLAGQVPTLPGHGIIYTLTVRDAELVAEWLRLCGIDVEAYTGRSGERRPELEQALLGNRVKALVATTALGMGFDKPDLAFVIHYQTPGSVVAYYQQVGRAGRALEAAYGILLSGEEETDITDYFIAGAFPTREEVRQVLEVLESSAEGLSLPQLLGRVNISNARIEKTIALLSLESPAPIVKEGTRWQLVATTLSEEFWRRAERLTELRRSEQRQMQEYVSLASGHMAFLISALDGDPSSVDPPVLPPLSVVPDEKKVRDAEAFLRRTSLPVEPRKKWPAGGMPSYGLKGFIAPEHQASPGKALCVWGDSGWGGLVRRGKYSERRFADDLVEATVQLVHEWNPQPSPAWVTCVPSLRHPDLVPDFARRVAAGLGLPFHAILVKTSDRPEQKTMANSVQQARNIDGSLGIDGQELPPGPVFLVDDMVDSRWTLTVGAWLLRKHGSGEVLPLALSLTGFGK, encoded by the coding sequence ATGACCTACCGGCCTGAACGGGCGCTGGAACTCCTCCGGATCGGCACGGGTCTGGCCGGCGCCGTGTTCCGCCAGGGCCAGGAAGAGGCGATCCGCCATATCGTGGAAGGTCGCGGGCGGCTGCTGGTGGTTCAGAAGACCGGGTGGGGCAAGAGTTTCGTCTACTTCATCGCCGCCCGGCTGCTGCGCGAGCAGGGCCAGGGGCCGGCGCTCTTGATCTCGCCCCTCCTTTCCCTGATGCGCAACCAGATCCTGGCGGCGGAGCGCATGGGCGTCCGGTCGGCCACAATCAATTCCGACAACGAGGATCGATGGGCGGAAGTCGAAGCGGCCATGCAGCGCAACGAGCTGGATATCCTGCTCATTTCACCCGAGCGCCTGGCCAATGAGCGATTCCGCACGGAGGTGCTGGCGGGCGTGGCGGCGCGCGTCAGCCTGCTGGTGATCGACGAGGCGCACTGCATCTCGGATTGGGGGCACGATTTCCGGCCGCACTACCGTCTTATCGAGCGCATTATCCGCAATCTCCCGCCCAACCTGCGGCTGTTGGCGACCACGGCGACGGCCAACAACAGGGTGATGGATGATCTACTGACGGTGCTTGGGCCGGAGCTGGCCGTTTCCCGTGGCGACCTGAACCGTCCTTCTCTCGCCTTGCAGACCATCCGTCTCCCGGGCCAGGCCGAGCGGCTGGCCTGGCTTGCCGGCCAAGTCCCGACGCTTCCGGGGCACGGGATCATCTATACGCTGACCGTGCGGGACGCGGAGTTGGTTGCCGAATGGCTCAGATTGTGCGGGATCGACGTGGAGGCATACACCGGCCGGTCGGGCGAGCGGCGTCCGGAACTGGAGCAGGCCCTCCTCGGCAATCGGGTGAAGGCGCTGGTGGCGACGACGGCGCTGGGCATGGGCTTCGACAAGCCGGACCTGGCGTTTGTGATCCATTACCAGACGCCGGGGTCCGTGGTCGCCTATTACCAGCAGGTGGGACGGGCGGGACGGGCGCTGGAGGCCGCCTACGGCATTCTGCTCAGCGGCGAGGAAGAAACGGACATCACCGATTATTTCATCGCCGGGGCGTTCCCGACCCGGGAGGAGGTACGACAGGTACTGGAGGTCCTGGAAAGCAGCGCTGAAGGCCTTTCTCTGCCGCAGTTGCTGGGCCGGGTCAATATCAGCAATGCACGCATCGAGAAGACAATCGCCCTGCTCTCCCTGGAGTCCCCCGCGCCCATCGTCAAGGAGGGAACGCGCTGGCAGCTCGTCGCGACCACGCTGAGCGAGGAATTCTGGCGGCGGGCGGAGCGCCTGACGGAGCTCAGGCGTTCGGAACAGCGGCAGATGCAGGAGTATGTGAGCCTGGCATCGGGGCACATGGCCTTCCTGATTTCTGCGCTGGACGGGGATCCGTCTTCCGTGGATCCTCCCGTCCTGCCGCCCCTGTCTGTCGTTCCGGACGAAAAAAAGGTCCGCGATGCGGAGGCGTTTCTCCGCCGGACGAGCCTGCCCGTTGAACCACGCAAGAAATGGCCGGCGGGCGGTATGCCGAGCTATGGACTAAAAGGGTTCATTGCCCCGGAGCATCAGGCCAGCCCGGGAAAAGCGCTGTGCGTCTGGGGCGACTCCGGATGGGGCGGGCTGGTGCGCCGCGGCAAGTACTCGGAACGGCGCTTTGCCGACGACCTGGTGGAGGCGACAGTGCAGCTTGTCCATGAATGGAATCCGCAACCCTCTCCGGCCTGGGTAACCTGTGTGCCGTCGCTGCGTCATCCGGATCTGGTGCCGGACTTCGCCCGGCGGGTGGCGGCAGGGCTTGGACTGCCGTTTCACGCCATTCTGGTGAAGACGAGTGACCGCCCCGAACAGAAGACCATGGCCAACAGCGTACAACAGGCAAGGAATATTGATGGATCTTTGGGCATCGATGGGCAGGAGCTTCCTCCGGGACCCGTTTTCCTGGTGGACGATATGGTGGATTCGCGCTGGACGCTGACCGTCGGGGCCTGGCTGCTCAGGAAGCACGGCAGCGGCGAGGTTTTGCCTCTGGCGCTCTCCCTGACGGGGTTTGGAAAATGA